The Corynebacterium atypicum genome contains the following window.
AAGTCCTGGATACGCTCGGTATCCCGCAGCAGCGGCTGCGCGTGCGCCAACAGCGAATGGGCCAGAAGGATCGGCTGGGCCGCCTGAAAGTGCGTCTTGCCCGGCATAATCGCATCCGGGTGCCGCTTGGCCTGCCCGGCCAGCGCATCCACCAGGTCGGTCACCTGAATAGCGACGTCGCGCGCGGCGCCGCGAAGCCACATCCGAAACAGCGTGGCCACCTGGTCATTGCGCGAGCGCCCCGCACGCAGCCGCCCGCCAACCTCGGCACCGACGCGCTCGATGAGCCCGCGCTCCATCGCGCCATGCACGTCCTCGTCCGTGGGTTCCGGGCGAAACAAGCCATCGGCGACGTCGCGCCCCAGCTGATCAAGCCCAGAGAGCATCGTCTCGAAGTCCGCATCGCTCAACAGCCCCGCCCGATGCAGGACGCGCGCGTGCGCCTTCGAAGCCAACACGTCATAGGGGGCGAGCACCCAGTCGAAGTGCGTCGACACGCTCAGCGCGCTCATCGCCTCCGCAGGCCCGCCGGAAAACCGGCCGCCCCACAGTGCGCCCTCATTAGTGCCGTGCCGAGTCGCCATGCTCTACTCAGCCTCGCGATCGCGCCGGTTGGCAATCTTCGAGCTCAACCCGTGCAACTGCACGAAGCCCTTGGCCAACGTCTGGTCGAAAGTATCGCCCGTATCGTACGTCGCCAGGTTGAAGTCGTAGAGCGAATGCGCCGAACGCCGCCCATTGACCCGCACGTTGCCCGCGTGCAGCTCCATACGGATATCGCCGGTGACGTGCTCCTGGGTCGACTCGATGAAGGCGTCCAGCGCACGCTTGAGCGGCGCGTACCACAGCCCGTCGTAGACCTCCTCGGACCAACGGGCCTCCACCAGCCGCTTGTAGCGGGCAAGCTCGCGCTCCACGGTCACATCCTCCAGCGCCTGGTGCGCAGTGATGAGCGCGACCGCGCCCGGGGCCTCGTAGACCTCGCGGGACTTGATGCCCACCAGGCGGTCCTCGACCATGTCCAAGCGGCCCACACCCTGAGCGCCAGCGCGGCGGTTCATCTCCTCGATCGCCTGCAGCACGGTCACCTTCCGGCCGTCGATGGCCACGGGCTTGCCGGCCTCAAAAGAAATGATCAGCTCATCGGGAGCAGCCGAAAGCGACGGCGCCTCCGTGTACGAGTAGAGGTCCTTCGTCGGCGGGTTCCACAGGTCCTCCAAAAAGCCCGTCTCCACCGCGCGGCCCCACACATTCTGGTCGATCGAGAACGGCGACTTCTCCGACTGCTCGATCGGCAGCTTGATCTCCTCGGCGAACGCGATCGCCTTGTCCCGCGTCCAGGCGAAGTCGCGCGCCGGGGCCACGATCGTCAAATCCGGGGCGGTATCCATAAAGCCCACCTCGAAGCGAACCTGGTCATTGCCCTTGCCCGTGCAGCCGTGGGAGACGTGC
Protein-coding sequences here:
- a CDS encoding argininosuccinate synthase — protein: MKNRVVLAYSGGLDTSVAIPYLGKQLDADVVAVSLDLGQGGEDMESVRQRALDCGAVESVVVDAKAEFAEEYCLPTIKANGLYMKQYPLVSAISRPLIVKHLVEAAKEFGGTHVSHGCTGKGNDQVRFEVGFMDTAPDLTIVAPARDFAWTRDKAIAFAEEIKLPIEQSEKSPFSIDQNVWGRAVETGFLEDLWNPPTKDLYSYTEAPSLSAAPDELIISFEAGKPVAIDGRKVTVLQAIEEMNRRAGAQGVGRLDMVEDRLVGIKSREVYEAPGAVALITAHQALEDVTVERELARYKRLVEARWSEEVYDGLWYAPLKRALDAFIESTQEHVTGDIRMELHAGNVRVNGRRSAHSLYDFNLATYDTGDTFDQTLAKGFVQLHGLSSKIANRRDREAE